A window of Herpetosiphonaceae bacterium genomic DNA:
TTGCATCCACCACCGCTTGCAGCCGACCAGTGAGCTTACGCCCTGGTAGATGCCGGGCAGTGCAGTATCACACATTGGACAGCAAAACGGCGATCCATCGGACGCTTAGCGTCTCCGTAGCCGTATCCTACATCACTATGCGCCGATCGATCACGAGCTGATCAGGCTGCTGTGATGTATCAGCCGGGGTGCCTGAGCAGGCGCAGCCCTCTAGCGCGGCTGTGCCCTCAAAACTGCTGGCTGCCTCACCATCCAGATCCGCATCTGGCGTGTTCTGCGCGCGTGCTCGTGAAGCGCGTACTTGTCCGAACAGGTCGATCATGGTTGGAAACAGCCGACCATGCCAGCCCTGCCGTGCCCAGCAGATGCCGCTACCCTGATAGATCGGGCCGCGCTCGCCCGATCGCGGCGGCATCTGCTGCGCTGATCGTGTTTGTGGCCCGTCCGCGTGATGAGACTGGTTCGATTGCAGCACATCAATCTCATCGAAGAAGGAAGATCGACCATGACGCTCCCTGCATCGTCGTCCCGTCCAATGTACCGTATGCTTCTTGCGCTCCTGCCCGCGCTGCTCATTCTGGTCGAGCTGCTTGGGCCGCATCCCTCGGCCCTGGCTGCCGACGGCGATCTCGATACCAGCTTCGTCGGCACGCCGCTCACCGGCGCGAGCGACATCGTCTACTCAACCGCGCTCCAGGTGGATGGCAAGGTGGTGCTCGGCGGCGAGTTCACCTCGGTCAACGGCGCGGCGCGTAACTACATCGCCCGGCTCAACGCCGACGGCAGCACCGACACGACCTTTATCCCTGGCGGCGGCGCGAACAGCACCGTCTACAGCGTGGCCGTGCAGCCCGACGGCAAGATCCTGATCGGCGGCACGTTTACCATGGTTAACGGCGTGGGCCGTAACCGCATCGCGCGCCTGAATGCCGACGGCTCGCTGGATACCTCCTTCGCACCCAACAGCGGCGCGAACGGCGCGGTCTATAAGCTGCTGCTTCAGCCCGACGGCAAGATCCTGGTTGCGGGCGGCTTTACGGCGCTCAACGGCAACATCCGCGATCGTATTGCGCGCTTGAACGCCGACGGCACGCTTGATACGTCCTTCACGCCCACCAACGGCGCGAACAACGACATCTATGAGCTGGCGCTCCAGCCCGACGGCAAGGTGGTGATCGGCGGCGCGTTTACCCTGGTCAACGGCACGAACCGCAACCGCATCGCACGCTTGAACGCGAACGGCGCGCTCGACACCACGTTTGCTCCCAGCGACGGCGCGAACGGCACGATCTCGGCGCTTGGCCTTCAGGCCGACGGCAAGATCCTGATCGGCGGTGTCTTCTCGGCGGTCAACAGCCTGGCGCGCACCAACCTGGCCCGGCTCAACGCCGACGGCACGATCGATAGCATGTTTGGCATCGACGGCGGAGCGAATGGGAACGTCCAAGAGCTGGTGCCGCTCTCCGACGGCAAGATCCTTGTCACGGGCGACTTTACGACGATCAACGGCGTAGGCCGCAGCCGCCTGGCCCGGCTCAACGCCGACGGCTCGCTTGACACCGGCTTCAGCGCCAGCGCCAACGGCGAGAGCCATAAGGTCCTGGTCCAGACGGATGGGCGATTGCTGCTGGTTGGCGCGTTTACGACGATCAACGGCGTAGGTCGCAGCCGTGTAGTCCGGCTCAACGCCGACGGCAGCCTCGATCCTAGCTTTGTCACCGGGCGCGGCACCAGCGATACTACAGACGCCATAGCGACCCAGACTGACGGCAAGATGTTCGTCGGCGGCAGCTTCTCGCTCTTCAACGACATCCCACGCAGCGGCGTGGCCCGTTTGAATACCGATGGGAGTCTTGATCCGGCCTTCAACGCTACTGGCGGGATCAACGGCCGGGTCTTTGATCTCGTCGTCCAGCCCGACGGCAAGGTCGTCGTGGGCGGTTCCTTTACCACGATCAATGGCGTGGGACGTAGCTATATCGCACGTTTCAATACCGATGGCAGCCTGGATACCGCCTTTGCGCCGATCGGGGCAAACAACGAGATCTACGAGCTGGCGCTGCAAACCGATGGCAAGATCCTGGTCGGCGGCGCATTCACATCGATCAACGGCGTAAGCCGTAATCGCATCGCCCGGCTCAATGCAGACGGCACCACCGATACCGCGTTTGCTCCCACCGGCGCAAACAGTAGCATCGACGGTATTGCGATCCAGCCGGACGGCAAGATCGTGGTCGGCGGCTGGTTTACCAGCATGAACGGCGTGAGCCGCAGCTACATCGCCCGGCTCAATGTGGATGGCTCACTTGATACCACGTTCGCTGCCAGCGGCGGAGCTAATTCTGGCGTCTTAATAACTACCCTCCAGGCAGATGGAAAGATCCTGATCGGCGGGACGTTTACATCCGTCAGTAACGTCGCTCGTAACTACATCGCCCGGCTCAACGCCGATGGCTCGCTCGATACCTCCTTCGCCCCTGGCGGCGGTGCCAATAACCATGTCTACAAAATTTTAGCCCAGGCAGACGGCAAGCTGATCGTCGGCGGCGCGTTCACCACGCTCAACGGCGTGTCGCGCAATCGCATCGGGCGCTTCAACGCCGACGGCAGCCTGGACGCGACCTTCGCCCCTGGCGGCGCGAATGCCTCGGTAATAGACATGGCGATCCAATCCGATGGCAGGCTGCTGGCCGTCGGCGGGTTCACCACCTTCAATAACACGCTGCGCAACCGCATCGTACGGCTGCAAGCATCGGCGAATACACCGCCCACATCGCCATCGCCCAGCCCATCGCCGATCCCGGCGGGGCCGCGCCTGTTCCTCAGCCGTCCGAACGTCGCGGTCGCGGCCAATCAAACCTTCCAGATCGACCTGCGCATGGACACCGACGGGCGCGACGTGGATACGATGGACGCCTATCTCAACTTCGATCCGACCCTGCTCGAAGTGATCGACGGCGCGGGCAACCCGGTGACGAGCCTGACGGTCAATAGCGGCATCTTCGATGGTGTCACCTTCAATCAGGTCAACAATTCGACCGGCCAGATCAACCTGTCGCTCTCGAAGTACAGCCCCGCCTATCCAAGGGGTCTATACACCATCGCCACGCTGCGGTTCCGGGCCAAGGCGGCGGCAGTATCCACGCCGATCCGCTTCGTGCAGACCGGCGCGCGCTGGAGCGATCTGCTGCGCGCGGGCGTCAGCCTTGAGCCCTCGTTCGGCAACACCAGCGTTCGCATCCTCTCCGCCGTGACGCTCAATGGCCGGGTCGCGCTGGAGCAGCGCGGAGCCAGCGGCACCTCGCGCTGGATCACACCGCTCTTCCGCACCGAGGGCGTGACGACTACCGGCGGTATCTACATCTACCAGCGCGGGACGACCAATCTGGTCGGGCAGTTCTCGGCGACGACCGATGTCACAGGCCGCTTCAACGTCACGCTGGACGGCGTGCAGGCCGACATCTACGATATTCGGGTCAAGGGCGCGAACACGCTGAGCAACCTCCGCACGAACGTCGATCTGAGCGACCCGACGATCGAGTTCGACTTCGGCACGCTGCGCGTGGGCGATAGCAACGGCAACGACGCGGTCAACGGCGCGGATGTGTCGTATATGATCCCCTCGTTCCTGCTGACCAGCGACGATCCTGCTTTCCGGGCCTATGCCGACACCAACAACAACGGCGCGGTCAACGGCGCGGACGTGTCGGCGCTGATCCCCAACTTCCTCAGAGCGGGGCCGCTCACCGACCTCCAGGCGCAGACAGAGCCGATGCTCACCAGCGCCCAGAGCGACACCCTGCCGATAGTCGGCCTGAGCCCGGCGCTCCAGCAGGTCAAGGTGGGCGACATCGTGCCGGTGGAGGTGCAGTTGCACCTGGGCGCGGCGCAGGCCGACACCGCCGATCTGTATCTCAACTTCGATCCCCAGGCGCTGGAGGTGGTCGATGCGAGCGGCAGCTCCGTGAAGGCGCTGACGCCCAACCGCGCGGCGTTCCCCAACGTGACCTACAACGACGTGGACAACGCCAGGGGCCAGATCAATCTCTCGACCTCGCGCTACGCAGGCGCGACGAGCGGCAGCGTCACCGTGGCGACGTTCTATGTCAAGGTCGAGCGCGCCTTCACCACGACGCCGATCACGGTTGCGCGCAGCGGCGCGCGCCAGTCGGATGTATTCATCGGCGGCACAACGCTCAGGCCCGCGATCACCGGCGGCCTGCTCACGATGCAGGAGATCCATCGCCTGTTCGTGCCTGCCGTGAATCGCTAAGCGGCAACGTCCAGCCCACGATCTCAGAAAGATCGCGGGCTGGACCGATCGGCCCGATGCCCCGCTTTTGGGCAGCGGACACAATCAGCAACCGCCAGCACTCGTTATCTGAGTGCTGGCGGTTTTGCTGGCAATAATCGGCGCATCTCCCCTGCGCCTGAATGATTCGCGGCTTACTTACCGAACGCGGCCTGCCAGGTCTGCGGCCCGACGATGCCATCCTGCGTCAGGCCGTAGGTCGCCTGCAAGTTCTTCACCGCCGCCTCGGTGCCACTGCCGAAGATGCCGTCGTTGGTGATCCCCAGCAACACCTGGACGGCGCGCACAGCCTCGTTGGTATCGCCCCGTCGGACGGTGACGATCAGCTTCGAGAAGGTCTGCGACCCGATGACGCCGTCGACGACCAGGCCGTTCGCGCTCTGGAACGAGCGCACGGCGGACTCGGTGGCCGGGCCGAAGATGCCGTCGGCGGCGATCGAGTAGCCGCGCTGCCGCAGCAGATATTGCGCCCCCTTGACATCGACGCCCGAATCGCCGTTGCGCAGTACCGGCCAGCTTGGCATCGGCAGCGTCCCGCCGATCGTGCCGACGACGACGTTGTCATAGTAGAAGGTCTGCATCCACTGCCAGCCCCTACCGTTGTCGGCGTACCACTTCGAGCCCCACTGGCTCATGTAGGTGCCCACGGTCCAGCCGTGCTTCTCGCTGCACTGGCCG
This region includes:
- a CDS encoding cohesin domain-containing protein, which encodes MTLPASSSRPMYRMLLALLPALLILVELLGPHPSALAADGDLDTSFVGTPLTGASDIVYSTALQVDGKVVLGGEFTSVNGAARNYIARLNADGSTDTTFIPGGGANSTVYSVAVQPDGKILIGGTFTMVNGVGRNRIARLNADGSLDTSFAPNSGANGAVYKLLLQPDGKILVAGGFTALNGNIRDRIARLNADGTLDTSFTPTNGANNDIYELALQPDGKVVIGGAFTLVNGTNRNRIARLNANGALDTTFAPSDGANGTISALGLQADGKILIGGVFSAVNSLARTNLARLNADGTIDSMFGIDGGANGNVQELVPLSDGKILVTGDFTTINGVGRSRLARLNADGSLDTGFSASANGESHKVLVQTDGRLLLVGAFTTINGVGRSRVVRLNADGSLDPSFVTGRGTSDTTDAIATQTDGKMFVGGSFSLFNDIPRSGVARLNTDGSLDPAFNATGGINGRVFDLVVQPDGKVVVGGSFTTINGVGRSYIARFNTDGSLDTAFAPIGANNEIYELALQTDGKILVGGAFTSINGVSRNRIARLNADGTTDTAFAPTGANSSIDGIAIQPDGKIVVGGWFTSMNGVSRSYIARLNVDGSLDTTFAASGGANSGVLITTLQADGKILIGGTFTSVSNVARNYIARLNADGSLDTSFAPGGGANNHVYKILAQADGKLIVGGAFTTLNGVSRNRIGRFNADGSLDATFAPGGANASVIDMAIQSDGRLLAVGGFTTFNNTLRNRIVRLQASANTPPTSPSPSPSPIPAGPRLFLSRPNVAVAANQTFQIDLRMDTDGRDVDTMDAYLNFDPTLLEVIDGAGNPVTSLTVNSGIFDGVTFNQVNNSTGQINLSLSKYSPAYPRGLYTIATLRFRAKAAAVSTPIRFVQTGARWSDLLRAGVSLEPSFGNTSVRILSAVTLNGRVALEQRGASGTSRWITPLFRTEGVTTTGGIYIYQRGTTNLVGQFSATTDVTGRFNVTLDGVQADIYDIRVKGANTLSNLRTNVDLSDPTIEFDFGTLRVGDSNGNDAVNGADVSYMIPSFLLTSDDPAFRAYADTNNNGAVNGADVSALIPNFLRAGPLTDLQAQTEPMLTSAQSDTLPIVGLSPALQQVKVGDIVPVEVQLHLGAAQADTADLYLNFDPQALEVVDASGSSVKALTPNRAAFPNVTYNDVDNARGQINLSTSRYAGATSGSVTVATFYVKVERAFTTTPITVARSGARQSDVFIGGTTLRPAITGGLLTMQEIHRLFVPAVNR